The following nucleotide sequence is from Podospora bellae-mahoneyi strain CBS 112042 chromosome 1 map unlocalized CBS112042p_1, whole genome shotgun sequence.
CGAGAGctgaagggggggttggttagCACACTAGTTTATACTTGAAACTAGAAGTTGGGAGAACATACTGGTAGCAGTGGTGGACTCGGTGGAGGTCTCAGTCTCAGTGGAAGACTCTGTGGAGGTCTCGGTGGAGGACTCAGCAGTGCTAGTGATGGTGGTCacagaggtggtggcagagGTGACGACCTCGGTACCCTCAAGAGGGAAAGCTGGGCTGAAGTTGCGGGGGTCCCCGCTCTCGTCCTCAATGACAAAGGCATAGTCACCGTTCAAGCTGTCGGTGGGAGTGTAGGTGAAGGAGCCGCTAGCGCCGGAGGTGGCTGATATCGAAAGTCAGTCCAAATGTTTCGCAGGTGCCGGTCGATAGCCAGAAGATACTCACTAGTAAGGACCTGGACGGGCTTGAAGCTGTTCTCATCTCCGGCGGTGCCCTTGTAGAGCGAAATCTTGACATTGCCCTCGGCAGAGTCCCACCTGAGAGTGAAAGGCTCGCCGACGACAAGATCGTAGTTGGAGTTCGTGAACTTGGGCCTGGCGAGAGCGGCGGTCGCAAGAGCGAGAACGGTGGCGAAAGAGTACTTCATTTTGACTGATTGATGGTAATGGATGTTGTTCTGGATTATACAGAGTAaacgatggtggtggtgagtgagatgAAGTACAACTGCGAGTTTGAGCGAACGAGAGATCAGTTGATGCGACGGTAAATAAGCTTGTGGGATGTGAAGAAAACAGAATTGGCGGTGGGAGGAAAACCGAGGTCGCGGTCGAGGTGGAAAcgtcgggggaggatggatATGGGTGGATCGATCCGAAGAAAGGCGCGCAATCTCGTTGCTGGGGGCACGATCATGTACTTACCACTTGTGGAATGTTGAACGACTCGGTTGAGCTGGGGGTTGGAATGGAAAAACGAAGAGTTTAAAAAACGACTGTGGTGAAAGTGTAATTATTATGATGTAAATGTGGGCAGTCCCGAGACAAGTCACAGAGATATGtgagtagtggtggtggtggtgggaaaaggaaggacaggcaggaaggagaggaggaagacgagctCTCtcaaaagaggaagagaggaaagaGGCGCAGGGGCCAAAATAGCTAAACAGCCAAGAACGCGTCCTGGAGTTCCAATCTCGTTTGGCGAATGGGGAGGCGTTGACACAACGATTTTACCAGTTGGCGGATCCACCCCCAGAAAAAGACGCCGCGAATGGGGAAAAGCTTTTCTGGCACGGCAAGGCTGGACAGGCACAGACAGGGGAAGGCACAGGGTCTGGGTTTGAGCGGGAAGGGAAGAACCCCAGATCCCGTTCTCTCAAGAGGAACACATGATGGAGGCacag
It contains:
- a CDS encoding uncharacterized protein (EggNog:ENOG503P797; COG:S), which translates into the protein MKYSFATVLALATAALARPKFTNSNYDLVVGEPFTLRWDSAEGNVKISLYKGTAGDENSFKPVQVLTTTSGASGSFTYTPTDSLNGDYAFVIEDESGDPRNFSPAFPLEGTEVVTSATTSVTTITSTAESSTETSTESSTETETSTESTTATTLETTTTAPPTSTRRAQETETAPPNTNNGQRFASSLALVLGTVAALVFFN